GATGTTTGCCGAGCTGCGGGCGGCGTTCCCGGATCTGAAGATCGAGGTCGAGCATCTCGTGGCTGACGACGACAACGTCGCCTTCGCCTACGCCGTCTCCGGTACTCACTCCGGACCGTTCCAGGGCCACGAGCCGACCGGCCGAACCTTCCGTGTCCGCGGGATGCAGATCAGCCGTTTCGCCGACGGCAAGCTCGTCGAACGGTGGGGCAGCAGCGACCAGCTCGGCATCCTCACCCAACTCGGTCTCTCCACTACATGAGGCTGCCGACGGGGGCACTACTCGAGGCCGCCCGCGATGCACGGGCGTACCGGTCGGTTTCTCGGCCGGCGTCCTAACCGACC
The window above is part of the Friedmanniella luteola genome. Proteins encoded here:
- a CDS encoding ester cyclase, giving the protein MSIFSKTKDTNLAAQTAFGEAVNSGSLAFDDLVAAASVDHDPAPGQVPGPQGYRTMFAELRAAFPDLKIEVEHLVADDDNVAFAYAVSGTHSGPFQGHEPTGRTFRVRGMQISRFADGKLVERWGSSDQLGILTQLGLSTT